In Salmo trutta chromosome 16, fSalTru1.1, whole genome shotgun sequence, a genomic segment contains:
- the LOC115149828 gene encoding kazrin → PILTDSDSLSSLSTQQHSLSDGEEQLDRLQQMELIRNMPMSLWKAGAVQAWLEVVMAMSMYLRACSENVKSGKVLLGLTDEDLELGLGISNPMHRRKLRLAIEDYREAEAGQGLSKAAEMDHHWVAKSWLSDVGLPQYSQAFQSQLVDGRVLNSLSRRDLERLLNITTQSHQTSLLLAIQLLQLLNFDKEVLEARRAQCEHKDQDPVVWTCHRVIKWIRDIDLKEYADSLHGRGVHGAVLALDPSFDADAMAKALGIPSHKHMLHRHMYEEMKALSIPARQTCVEQDCEVPGTGAPPQSPSAVSRYNEEIVSMRRRSGKSPLRFNPKIAIGRGLGYHGSCGSLPREARVQAVPRTKGSPMHTYKSVEITNV, encoded by the exons CCAATCCTGACAGACTCTGACAGCCTCTCCAGCCtatcaacacaacaacacagcctATCAGACGGAGAGGAGCAGCTGGACCGCCTCCAGCAGATGGAGCTCATTCGGAACATGCCCATGTCACTGTGGAAGGCAGGGGCGGTACAAGCCTGGCTGGAGGTTGTCATGGCAATGTCCATGTACCTTCGTGCTTGCTCGGAAAACGTCAAAAGTGGGAAG GTGCTGCTGGGGCTGACAGACGAGGACctggagctgggactgggcaTCAGTAACCCCATGCACCGCAGGAAGCTACGCCTCGCCATCGAGGACTACAGGGAGGCAGAGGCTGGCCAGGG GCTATCAAAGGCTGCTGAAATGGACCATCATTGGGTTGCCAAATCTTGGTTGAGTGACGTCGGGTTGCCCCAGTATTCCCAAGCCTTCCAAAGCCAACTGGTGGACGGCCGGGTTCTCAACTCCCTCAGCCGACGAGACCTGGAGAGACTCCTGAACATCACCACCCAGTCCCACCAAACCAGCCTGCTCCTGGCCATCCAGCTCCTGCAATTGCTCAACTTCGACAAAGAG GTCCTGGAGGCTCGCCGAGCCCAGTGTGAGCACAAGGACCAGGACCCAGTGGTTTGGACTTGCCACAGAGTCATAAAGTGGATCAGAGACATAGACCTAAAA GAGTATGCTGACAGTCTTCATGGCAGGGGAGTCCATGGTGCTGTGCTGGCTCTGGACCCCTCATTTGATGCAGATGCCATGGCCAAGGCCCTAGGAATCCCCAGCCACAAACATATGCTTCATCGGCACATGTATGAGGAGATGAAggctctctccatccctgccaG GCAAACTTGTGTGGAGCAGGATTGTGAAGTGCCGGGAACGGGAGCCCCACCACAATCCCCTTCTGCTGTTAGCCGCTATAACGAGGAGATAGTGTCTATGAGACGAAGGTCAGGCAAG AGTCCTCTTCGGTTTAACCCAAAGATCGCCATTGGACGGGGCCTTGGTTACCATGGCAGCTGTGGATCTCTGCCCAGAGAGGCACGGGTGCAGGCTGTGCCCAGGACAAAGGGAAGTCCCATGCACACCTACAAGAGTGTTGAGATCACCAATGTCTGA
- the tmem51b gene encoding transmembrane protein 51b, whose amino-acid sequence MCTNGVPASSSHGISRSGSSYALCALGVGLIALGIVMIVWTMVPGDATQTTKTPGNSSITVPAHHGEDGDGKEDKEAAKTLSIAYVLVGAGVAMLLLSICLGVRNKRMKHQRRQETQAVGVRFVDNVAGEAGENLDEPVPVYNVPSYEEAVTSGQFPIRQSNLRQSNSQLPSYEDLISAVENEGEGPSAAPVKEAHPSSPTPEPQPAAAANPHSSSRASRILRPNRVRRIMSEKLHLKDLRFNIRNPTDAKVTIEPITPPPQYDDKMPEF is encoded by the exons ATGTGTACCAATGGTGTTCCAGCCAGCTCCAGCCATGGGATCAGCCGGTCGGGCTCCTCGTATGCCCTGTGTGCCCTTGGGGTGGGGCTCATAGCCCTGGGCATCGTCATGATTGTGTGGACAATGGTTCCCGGGGATGCTACCCAGACAACCAAGACTCCAGGCAACTCCAGTATAACAGTGCCAGCACACCATGGTGAGGATGGGGATGGCAAGGAGGACAAGGAAGCAGCGAAGACCTTATCAATAGCCTATGTGCTGGTGGGGGCAGGggtggccatgctgctgctgtCTATCTGCCTGGGGGTGAGGAACAAGCGGATGAAGCACCAGAGAAGACAGGAGACACAGGCCGTAGGAGTCCGCTTCGTGGACAATGTGGCTGGGGAGGCAGGAGAGAA TTTAGATGAGCCAGTCCCAGTCTACAACGTGCCCAGCTATGAGGAAGCGGTCACCAGTGGCCAGTTCCCCATCCGCCAGAGCAACTTACGCCAGAGCAACTCTCAGCTGCCTTCCTACGAGGACCTCATCAGTGCTGTGGAAAACGAGGGGGAGGGACCAAGTGCTGCCCCAGTTAAGGAGGCTCATCCTAGCAGTCCCACTCCTGAGCCCCAGCCCGCCGCTGCAGCCAACCCCCACAGCAGCAGCCGGGCCAGCCGGATACTACGCCCCAACAGAGTACGCAGAATCATGTCTGAGAAACTCCATCTGAAGGACTTGCGTTTTAACATTCGCAACCCTACTGATGCGAAGGTGACCATTGAACCAATCACTCCGCCACCACAGTATGACGACAAGATGCCTGAGTTCTGA